Proteins encoded in a region of the Brevefilum fermentans genome:
- the pyrF gene encoding orotidine-5'-phosphate decarboxylase, with amino-acid sequence MPTFFEKLNQRARAIDSLLCVGLDPHPEELPEQTAEAAEAFCIRLINATQEYALAFKPNAAFFEVLGPEGWAALHRVIQAVPEGIPVILDAKRGDISSTAQAYARSAFEVLGADAITLNPYMGYDSLSPFLADPEKGIFLLCKTSNPGSVDLQDLPLGGYYRLMTVYEKVAGLAQEWGTNCCLGLVVGATFPEALQRVRQFAPDQWILAPGLGAQGADLKEAMRAGLRADGLGLLINVSRSISRAEDPGQAARALVESFREAQLEIKQPSPAMESPTPPLIASLVEGLLSMGCIQFGEFTLKSGLVSPIYIDLRRLVTFPGWMTQVAAVYIQQLSQLEFDRIAGLPYAALPIATAISLQGNYPLIYPRKDVKDYGTGMAIEGIYHPGETVVVIDDLATTGGSKFEAIEKLAEAGLNVRDVVVLIDRESGAREALTEAGYRMHALLTLSQLLDHWQETQRLPANQIARVRAFLQETGTSG; translated from the coding sequence ATGCCTACTTTTTTCGAAAAACTCAACCAGCGCGCCAGAGCCATCGATTCCTTGTTGTGCGTGGGATTGGATCCGCATCCGGAGGAACTGCCGGAGCAGACCGCGGAAGCAGCCGAAGCTTTTTGTATCCGGTTGATCAACGCCACCCAGGAATATGCCCTGGCGTTTAAACCCAATGCCGCCTTTTTTGAAGTCCTGGGGCCGGAGGGCTGGGCAGCGCTACACAGGGTGATCCAGGCTGTGCCCGAGGGCATCCCTGTGATCCTGGATGCCAAACGGGGCGACATCTCTTCGACAGCCCAGGCCTATGCCCGCTCGGCTTTCGAGGTTCTGGGCGCAGATGCGATCACCCTCAACCCCTACATGGGCTACGATTCTCTCTCGCCGTTCCTTGCCGACCCCGAAAAGGGCATTTTCCTCCTGTGCAAGACCAGCAATCCCGGCTCGGTCGACCTGCAAGACCTGCCCCTGGGCGGTTACTACCGTTTGATGACCGTATACGAAAAAGTAGCCGGTTTAGCCCAGGAATGGGGCACCAATTGCTGCCTGGGGCTGGTGGTGGGCGCTACCTTCCCCGAGGCATTGCAGCGGGTGCGCCAGTTTGCGCCGGATCAATGGATTCTCGCGCCGGGTTTGGGCGCGCAGGGCGCAGATCTGAAGGAGGCGATGCGAGCCGGCTTACGAGCCGATGGGCTGGGCTTATTGATCAACGTCAGTCGCAGCATCTCCCGTGCGGAGGATCCCGGGCAGGCTGCACGGGCACTGGTTGAAAGTTTTCGCGAAGCACAATTAGAAATCAAGCAGCCTTCGCCTGCCATGGAAAGCCCGACTCCTCCCCTGATCGCCTCTCTGGTGGAAGGACTGCTTTCGATGGGCTGCATTCAATTTGGCGAATTTACCCTCAAGTCGGGTCTGGTTTCACCGATCTATATTGACTTGCGGCGTTTGGTGACCTTCCCGGGCTGGATGACCCAGGTGGCTGCCGTGTATATTCAGCAATTGTCTCAACTGGAATTTGACCGAATCGCAGGTCTGCCTTATGCCGCCCTGCCGATCGCAACAGCCATCAGCCTGCAGGGCAACTACCCGTTGATCTATCCGCGCAAAGATGTTAAAGATTACGGCACGGGCATGGCGATTGAGGGCATCTACCATCCGGGCGAAACAGTTGTGGTTATCGACGACCTGGCCACAACCGGGGGAAGTAAATTTGAGGCGATCGAGAAACTGGCTGAGGCGGGCTTGAACGTGCGTGATGTGGTGGTCCTGATCGACCGCGAATCCGGAGCCAGGGAAGCCCTGACGGAAGCCGGCTACCGGATGCACGCATTATTGACTCTCTCGCAACTTTTAGATCACTGGCAAGAAACTCAACGCCTTCCCGCCAATCAAATTGCCCGCGTGCGCGCTTTCCTGCAGGAAACAGGCACTTCAGGCTGA
- the hutU gene encoding urocanate hydratase: MSQPRPVRAPRGTQLTCKSWLTEAAYRMIQNNLDPEVAERPEDLVVYGGRGQAARSWEAFDAILDTLKNLENDETLLVQSGKPVAVFKTHTDAPRVLIANSNLVPHWATQEHFDELAARGLMMFGQMTAGSWIYIGTQGILQGTYETLGSLAHLRGWPSLRGKFVLTAGLGGMGGAQPLAITMNEGVGLIVEVDSDRARRRLEIGYVDAVVDTLEEAMTLVEEAQAADTPKSIGLIGNAAEIFPELVIRGVLPDVVTDQTPAHDLLSYIPAGLTLTEADELRERDPQEYARRSQASMAQHVQAMLDFQKAGAEVFDYGNNLRQRAFDYGVKDAFNFPGFVPAYIRPLFCEGKGPFRWVALSGDPEDIYATDEAIKALFPEDEHLHRWLNMAKAKVPFQGLPSRICWLGYGERAQAGLVFNNLVAEGIVSAPIVIGRDHLDSGSVASPNRETESMLDGTDAVSDWPILNALINAVNGATWVSFHHGGGVGIGFSQHAGQVIVADGTPEAAQRLERVLTVDPGMGIVRHVDAGYPQAIQAAKRHGIHIPMLKED; the protein is encoded by the coding sequence ATGTCCCAACCTCGTCCGGTACGCGCCCCGCGCGGCACCCAGCTCACCTGCAAATCCTGGCTGACCGAAGCCGCCTATCGTATGATCCAGAACAACCTTGACCCTGAGGTTGCCGAACGACCGGAAGACCTGGTGGTCTACGGCGGACGCGGCCAGGCAGCCCGCTCCTGGGAAGCCTTTGACGCCATCCTGGACACCCTGAAGAACCTCGAAAACGACGAGACCCTGCTGGTGCAATCCGGTAAGCCAGTGGCGGTCTTCAAAACACACACCGACGCGCCGCGGGTGTTGATCGCCAATTCTAACCTGGTACCGCATTGGGCTACGCAGGAGCACTTTGACGAACTGGCAGCCAGAGGTTTGATGATGTTCGGGCAGATGACTGCCGGTTCCTGGATCTATATCGGCACACAGGGCATCCTGCAGGGCACCTACGAAACCCTGGGCTCCCTGGCGCATCTGCGGGGTTGGCCATCTCTGCGAGGCAAGTTTGTGCTCACCGCCGGGTTGGGCGGCATGGGCGGCGCCCAGCCCCTGGCGATCACCATGAACGAGGGCGTGGGCTTGATCGTGGAGGTTGACTCCGACCGGGCTCGCCGTCGACTGGAAATCGGCTATGTCGACGCGGTGGTGGACACCCTGGAAGAAGCCATGACCCTGGTGGAAGAAGCGCAGGCGGCGGATACACCCAAATCCATCGGGCTGATTGGCAACGCGGCTGAGATCTTCCCCGAGCTGGTGATTCGCGGCGTGCTCCCGGATGTGGTCACCGATCAAACTCCGGCGCATGACCTGCTCAGCTACATCCCCGCCGGGTTGACCCTTACCGAAGCCGATGAGCTGCGGGAGCGTGATCCGCAGGAATATGCCAGGCGATCGCAAGCATCCATGGCTCAACACGTCCAAGCCATGCTTGATTTCCAAAAAGCCGGCGCAGAGGTCTTCGATTACGGCAATAACCTGCGCCAACGCGCCTTTGATTATGGCGTCAAAGATGCGTTCAACTTTCCGGGCTTTGTCCCGGCTTATATCCGCCCGCTGTTCTGCGAGGGCAAGGGTCCCTTCCGCTGGGTGGCTCTCTCCGGTGACCCGGAGGATATTTATGCGACCGATGAAGCCATCAAAGCGCTCTTTCCGGAAGACGAGCACCTGCACCGCTGGCTGAATATGGCAAAAGCGAAGGTGCCCTTCCAGGGGTTGCCGTCCCGCATTTGCTGGCTGGGCTACGGGGAGCGCGCCCAGGCCGGGCTGGTCTTCAACAACCTGGTGGCTGAAGGCATCGTTTCCGCACCGATCGTGATCGGGCGCGACCATCTCGATTCCGGCTCGGTTGCCTCTCCCAACCGTGAAACGGAAAGCATGCTGGACGGTACCGACGCGGTCAGTGACTGGCCGATCCTGAATGCCCTGATTAACGCGGTCAACGGCGCCACCTGGGTCTCTTTCCATCACGGCGGTGGGGTGGGAATCGGCTTCAGCCAGCATGCCGGACAGGTGATCGTCGCTGATGGCACGCCAGAGGCTGCCCAACGACTGGAACGCGTTCTGACCGTCGACCCCGGCATGGGTATCGTGCGGCATGTCGATGCCGGCTACCCTCAGGCGATCCAGGCTGCCAAACGACATGGGATTCACATCCCCATGCTTAAAGAGGATTGA
- a CDS encoding choice-of-anchor Q domain-containing protein, producing MNKKLHPYVLILMPLVCGLLAWGIVSNAIHSQAAGGAYYVKVGGSGSGDCSNWDNACDLQAALTQADAGDEIWVAAGTYTPTEPAGREATFALKTGVKIYGGFPEDGGTWEQRDWKGNETILSGDIGTEGDNADNSYHVVTAVGVAETALLDGFTITGGNANGAADNQKRGGGIYNVSGSPSLANLTISDNSAERHGGGVYNESGSPSLKDMTVSDNSANQWGGGFYNISGSPSLKDVKVSGNSAGHNGGGIFNFSGNPSLQDVTVSENEAKFSGGGFYNNGGDSSLVDTTISDNVAKQQHGGGFYNAAGNPSLVDVVISGNTADYGGGICNASGNPSLDNVTIGDNSANYDGGGIYIPFGSPSLDNVTISDNKANYGGGMFTKNCNPTLIDVTIRENSATFNGGGIYNESHNLNLRDVIISDNNAYNGGGIYNDKANPSLEGLTISGNTATYNGGGFYNYYGSPSLRDVTISDNEAKNHGGGLSNYGGSTRLMDVTIRDNEAINGGGIYNYNSSPSLENVTIAGNLAEQQGGGIFNASGDPSLVNVTISANKAIQINGGGIYINTGSPSLINVTISGNEATKGDGGGIYNEFTNPSVINGILWGNTPDQIYSFGGTPSVTYSVIQGDSVYPGEGNLNTDPKLQGLADNGGFTLTHALAKGSSAIDRGNNVVCPETDQRGALRPIDGDGDGKAVCDIGAYEFEFVFEKYTLFLPLVLR from the coding sequence ATGAATAAGAAACTTCATCCTTATGTATTGATCCTCATGCCCCTAGTTTGTGGACTGCTGGCATGGGGCATCGTATCAAATGCAATCCATTCTCAAGCAGCCGGAGGCGCCTACTACGTTAAAGTGGGTGGCAGTGGGAGTGGTGATTGCTCTAATTGGGATAACGCTTGCGATCTGCAGGCTGCCCTCACACAAGCCGATGCGGGCGATGAAATTTGGGTGGCAGCAGGCACTTACACGCCCACCGAGCCCGCTGGCCGCGAAGCTACCTTTGCGCTGAAAACTGGTGTGAAAATCTACGGCGGGTTCCCGGAAGATGGCGGTACATGGGAACAACGGGATTGGAAAGGTAATGAAACCATTCTGAGCGGCGACATCGGCACAGAAGGTGATAATGCAGACAACAGTTACCACGTGGTCACCGCCGTCGGGGTTGCTGAAACAGCGCTGCTGGATGGGTTTACCATCACCGGGGGCAATGCCAATGGCGCCGCGGACAATCAAAAACGTGGCGGCGGGATCTACAACGTTTCCGGCAGCCCCAGCCTGGCCAATCTGACGATCAGCGACAACTCGGCAGAACGGCATGGCGGCGGGGTGTACAACGAGTCGGGCAGCCCCAGCCTGAAGGATATGACGGTCAGTGACAACTCGGCAAATCAGTGGGGTGGCGGGTTCTACAATATCTCTGGTAGCCCCAGCCTGAAGGATGTAAAGGTCAGTGGCAACTCAGCAGGACATAATGGCGGCGGGATCTTCAACTTCTCAGGCAACCCCAGCCTGCAGGATGTGACGGTCAGCGAAAATGAAGCAAAGTTTTCCGGCGGCGGGTTCTACAACAACGGTGGCGACTCCAGCCTGGTTGATACGACCATCAGCGACAATGTGGCAAAACAACAGCATGGCGGCGGGTTCTACAATGCTGCTGGCAACCCCAGCCTGGTCGATGTGGTCATCAGTGGCAACACGGCAGATTATGGCGGCGGGATATGCAATGCCTCTGGCAACCCAAGCCTGGACAATGTGACCATTGGCGACAACTCGGCAAATTATGACGGCGGCGGGATCTACATCCCTTTTGGCAGCCCCAGCCTGGACAATGTGACGATCAGTGACAACAAAGCAAATTATGGCGGCGGGATGTTCACCAAAAATTGCAACCCTACCCTAATTGATGTGACGATCAGAGAGAACTCGGCAACATTTAATGGCGGCGGGATCTACAACGAGTCTCACAACCTCAACCTGAGGGATGTGATCATCAGTGACAACAATGCATATAATGGCGGTGGGATCTACAATGACAAAGCCAATCCAAGCCTGGAGGGTTTGACGATCAGTGGCAATACGGCAACATATAATGGCGGCGGGTTCTATAACTACTATGGCAGCCCCAGCCTGAGGGATGTGACGATCAGCGACAATGAGGCAAAAAACCATGGCGGCGGGCTCTCCAACTATGGGGGCAGCACCCGTCTGATGGATGTGACGATCCGTGACAATGAGGCAATAAATGGCGGCGGGATCTACAACTATAATAGCAGCCCCAGCCTGGAGAATGTGACCATTGCTGGCAACTTGGCAGAACAACAGGGCGGCGGGATTTTCAACGCCTCTGGCGACCCCAGCCTGGTCAATGTAACGATCAGTGCAAATAAAGCAATCCAGATCAACGGCGGCGGGATCTACATCAATACTGGCAGCCCCAGCCTGATCAATGTGACGATCAGCGGCAACGAGGCAACAAAAGGCGACGGCGGCGGGATCTACAATGAGTTTACAAACCCCAGCGTGATTAATGGGATCCTGTGGGGCAACACCCCTGACCAAATCTACAGTTTTGGAGGGACTCCCTCGGTCACCTATAGCGTCATTCAGGGCGATAGCGTATACCCAGGTGAGGGCAACCTTAACACCGACCCCAAACTGCAGGGCCTGGCTGACAATGGCGGCTTTACCCTGACACATGCGCTTGCGAAGGGCAGCTCAGCCATCGATAGGGGCAATAATGTAGTATGCCCGGAAACGGATCAACGTGGCGCCCTTCGACCCATCGACGGCGATGGAGACGGCAAGGCGGTGTGTGACATCGGCGCTTACGAGTTTGAGTTTGTTTTTGAGAAGTACACTCTCTTCTTACCTTTGGTGTTGAGGTAA
- a CDS encoding GNAT family N-acetyltransferase, whose amino-acid sequence MSESFIRDLGEGLIIRRSTSEDAQALAEFNIEIHSEDEWDAKGLEDWTLDLISGEAPTFNTDDFLIVEDTHSGEIISSSCLISQTWSYEGIPFKVGRPELFGTRKEFRRRGLVRQQMEILHEWSAARGELVQVITGIPFYYRQFGYEMALNLHGGRSGYKVHVPKLEDGEEEPYTFRKATTTDIPFLMTTYNRGCQRSMVYAVWNKHLWQYELTGKRRYNINAREIFIIESLAEEPVGFIGIPPVKWGDNSVLTVYELAPGVAWSSVTPGVARFLWMQGETLAEDQGLPQERFGFMLGETHPAYDVIASSLPYNHEPYAYYMRVTDLLAFIQEITPALEARLADTPFDYYTGEVILGFYRDGIKLVFKNGHLEAINKIDLDALRDATARFPGLTFLQLLFGYRSMDELEHAYADCFAKKEENKNLINTLFPKRSSDVWPIS is encoded by the coding sequence ATGTCAGAATCATTCATTCGCGATCTGGGCGAAGGTTTGATCATCCGCCGCTCAACATCTGAAGATGCGCAAGCTCTGGCGGAATTTAACATAGAGATTCACAGCGAAGATGAATGGGATGCGAAGGGCTTGGAGGATTGGACTCTGGACCTGATCAGCGGTGAAGCGCCAACGTTTAATACAGACGACTTTTTAATCGTAGAAGATACACACAGCGGTGAAATTATCTCATCGAGCTGCCTGATCTCGCAAACCTGGTCCTATGAGGGCATTCCCTTCAAGGTTGGACGACCAGAATTGTTTGGGACCAGGAAAGAATTCCGACGGCGCGGCCTGGTGCGGCAACAGATGGAAATTCTACACGAATGGAGTGCGGCGCGGGGCGAACTTGTCCAGGTGATCACGGGCATCCCTTTTTATTACCGCCAATTCGGATATGAAATGGCTCTCAACCTCCACGGAGGGCGTTCAGGCTACAAGGTTCACGTTCCAAAACTGGAGGATGGGGAAGAAGAACCCTACACTTTTCGGAAAGCAACCACCACAGACATTCCCTTCCTGATGACCACCTATAATCGCGGTTGCCAGCGCTCGATGGTCTATGCTGTGTGGAATAAGCACCTCTGGCAGTATGAACTGACCGGAAAACGCCGGTACAACATCAATGCCCGCGAAATTTTCATCATCGAGAGCCTGGCAGAAGAACCGGTTGGGTTTATTGGCATCCCGCCTGTCAAATGGGGTGACAATTCTGTCCTGACTGTTTATGAGTTGGCGCCGGGGGTCGCCTGGTCATCTGTAACACCAGGTGTAGCCCGTTTTTTGTGGATGCAAGGCGAAACGCTGGCTGAAGACCAGGGTCTTCCCCAGGAAAGGTTTGGTTTTATGTTGGGAGAAACCCACCCGGCTTATGACGTGATTGCCTCAAGCTTACCTTACAACCATGAGCCTTACGCGTACTATATGCGGGTAACCGATCTGCTGGCATTTATACAAGAAATCACACCGGCACTGGAAGCGCGCCTGGCGGACACACCCTTTGATTATTACACGGGAGAGGTCATTTTGGGATTCTACCGTGACGGAATCAAGCTGGTATTCAAAAACGGACACCTGGAAGCGATCAATAAAATTGACCTGGACGCCCTTAGGGATGCAACCGCAAGATTCCCCGGATTAACGTTTCTGCAACTTCTGTTCGGGTATCGGAGCATGGACGAACTGGAGCATGCCTACGCAGATTGTTTTGCCAAGAAAGAAGAAAATAAAAATTTAATCAACACCCTCTTCCCCAAGCGGTCATCCGATGTTTGGCCGATTTCTTAA
- a CDS encoding GNAT family N-acetyltransferase, producing MYIELMREVTDEIIAAFEKLMPQLNHHLSAPTHDELQKMAASQATHVFFARLPDEHGQIVGSATLGTYRTPTGLHAWIEDVVVDRSARRKGVGRALTEACLEQARALGLSEVNLTSRSARCAANLLYQAMGFIRRETNLYRYSLQD from the coding sequence GTGTATATTGAACTGATGCGTGAGGTCACCGACGAAATCATCGCTGCTTTTGAAAAGCTGATGCCCCAGCTGAATCACCACCTGTCGGCGCCAACCCATGATGAGCTGCAAAAAATGGCTGCATCACAGGCTACTCATGTGTTTTTTGCCAGATTGCCCGATGAGCACGGTCAAATCGTCGGCAGTGCTACCCTGGGGACTTATCGCACACCCACCGGACTGCATGCGTGGATTGAAGACGTGGTTGTCGATCGAAGCGCTCGCCGCAAGGGGGTTGGTAGAGCTCTCACCGAAGCCTGCCTGGAACAGGCTCGCGCTCTGGGATTGAGCGAAGTTAATCTGACTTCGCGATCCGCTCGCTGTGCAGCCAACCTGCTTTACCAGGCAATGGGCTTCATCCGTCGTGAGACCAATCTTTACCGTTACTCACTTCAGGATTAA
- a CDS encoding amidohydrolase family protein gives MRIPGLIDPHVHMREPGAVHKEDWSSGTAAALAGGFTQVLAMPNTNPPVVDAPSLAAALKLAARRARCDFGLYLGASRHNLPATEDLAGQCAGLKLYLDQTYGPLRLDDITVWKAHMQTWPKTRPLVVHAEGRTLAGAILLAALVDRPLHVAHVATREEILLIRVAKQRGLKITCEVTPHHLFLTAADLPGGQGEVRPRLASRADVDALWKHLDVIDCFATDHAPHTAAEKATHDPPPGFPGLETALPLLLSAVRAGRLTLDDVLNRMGPHVRRIFGIPAQPETWVEVNLEQRHTLTARGMHSKAGWTPFEGWSVYGLVRRVMLRGVTVYEDGQVLAQPGFGQQIAHGAER, from the coding sequence TTGCGTATTCCCGGTTTAATTGACCCCCATGTGCATATGCGCGAGCCCGGTGCCGTTCATAAGGAGGATTGGTCCAGCGGGACCGCCGCAGCCCTGGCGGGGGGATTCACCCAGGTGCTGGCCATGCCCAACACTAACCCGCCCGTTGTGGATGCCCCGTCCCTTGCCGCTGCGCTAAAACTGGCAGCCAGGAGGGCACGCTGTGATTTTGGACTCTATTTAGGCGCAAGCCGCCATAACTTGCCCGCAACCGAGGATCTGGCAGGTCAGTGCGCCGGCTTGAAACTCTACCTGGATCAGACCTACGGTCCGCTGCGTTTGGATGATATCACGGTATGGAAGGCTCACATGCAGACCTGGCCCAAAACCCGACCCCTGGTTGTCCATGCCGAGGGGCGTACCCTGGCCGGGGCGATCCTGCTGGCGGCATTAGTGGATCGACCGCTGCACGTGGCGCATGTTGCCACCCGGGAGGAGATCCTGCTGATCCGGGTTGCAAAGCAACGCGGTTTGAAGATCACCTGCGAGGTCACACCGCATCACCTGTTTCTGACCGCGGCAGACCTGCCGGGCGGTCAAGGCGAGGTGCGCCCCAGGCTGGCGAGCCGCGCCGATGTGGATGCGCTCTGGAAGCACCTGGATGTCATCGATTGTTTTGCCACCGATCACGCTCCGCACACCGCGGCAGAAAAAGCCACACATGATCCGCCGCCGGGCTTCCCGGGGCTGGAAACCGCGTTACCCTTGCTGCTGAGCGCTGTACGCGCCGGGCGGTTAACCCTTGATGATGTACTGAATCGCATGGGTCCGCATGTCCGGCGAATTTTCGGCATCCCTGCCCAACCTGAGACCTGGGTTGAGGTGAACCTGGAGCAAAGGCACACCCTCACAGCGCGGGGAATGCACAGTAAAGCAGGCTGGACGCCCTTTGAAGGGTGGTCGGTGTATGGCCTTGTCCGCAGGGTGATGCTGCGCGGTGTCACAGTTTATGAAGATGGCCAGGTCCTGGCTCAACCCGGGTTCGGTCAGCAGATCGCTCATGGTGCAGAACGCTGA
- a CDS encoding M48 family metallopeptidase — MFRTRAYRYENEQVVLILTILLVLGVIILTSTATFCLSAVFILGMFLISAVMIHSHHQSLMQHALRVDRARTPELANLIAECGVKLQPGQVDVFVVNQKQMNAYTFGISSPKVLVLFAPLVKTMTVNELKFIIGHEMGHVVLGHTWLNTIIGGMAGIPAPFGAAVILYTAFRWWNRMCEFSADRAGLLACGDIHTAISALVKLAAPKIRTQADFESALAMIDAEDDPVSNRLAELFQSHPMLIRRINTLRDYARSTEYQRIQTGINGNLGAAPSAPAARFVAPVQLEPETSTLLETELTPEERWPWLKPKQAP, encoded by the coding sequence ATGTTTCGCACCCGCGCCTATCGCTATGAAAACGAACAGGTCGTTCTGATCCTGACGATCCTGCTGGTGCTGGGCGTGATTATCCTGACCTCCACAGCCACATTTTGCTTGAGTGCAGTCTTTATCCTGGGGATGTTCTTGATCAGCGCTGTGATGATCCATTCGCATCATCAATCATTAATGCAGCATGCGTTACGTGTCGATCGTGCTCGCACGCCCGAACTGGCAAACCTGATCGCAGAATGCGGGGTAAAACTGCAGCCCGGACAGGTGGATGTGTTTGTGGTCAATCAAAAACAGATGAATGCCTACACCTTCGGGATCAGTAGCCCCAAGGTGCTGGTTTTATTCGCCCCTTTGGTTAAAACGATGACGGTCAATGAGCTTAAATTCATCATCGGTCACGAGATGGGTCACGTGGTCTTGGGACACACCTGGCTGAACACGATCATCGGCGGCATGGCGGGTATTCCTGCCCCCTTTGGCGCCGCGGTGATCCTGTACACCGCCTTTCGCTGGTGGAATCGCATGTGCGAATTTTCAGCCGATCGAGCGGGGTTGCTGGCTTGCGGCGATATTCACACCGCAATTTCGGCACTGGTCAAGCTGGCTGCGCCAAAAATCCGCACGCAAGCCGATTTTGAGAGCGCCCTGGCCATGATCGATGCTGAAGACGACCCGGTATCTAACCGCCTGGCAGAGCTTTTTCAATCGCACCCGATGCTCATCCGCCGTATCAACACGCTGAGGGATTATGCCCGCTCAACGGAATACCAGCGCATCCAGACCGGGATCAATGGCAACCTGGGAGCTGCACCTTCAGCGCCTGCGGCACGGTTTGTCGCACCCGTACAGCTTGAACCTGAAACAAGCACGCTCCTTGAAACAGAGCTCACGCCAGAAGAACGCTGGCCATGGCTAAAACCCAAGCAGGCTCCCTGA
- the pyrB gene encoding aspartate carbamoyltransferase — MPKLIPRLPSTNSHLPFGDMQNSPFYGIDIITVKQFDREQLTYIFEVAHEMYEMVSRVGSFDLLKGKILANLFYQPSTRTSSSFTSAMERLGGSVIPINNVSYSSVTKGESLPDTIRTLEAFADVIVLRHPEVGSSALAAKYARKPIINAGDGVGEHPTQALLDLFTIHEELGRVDGITVTMMGDLKYGRTVHSLARLLSLYNVKLNYVAPENLCLPDEIKAEIGTKGIPQDCFADLTPVLPETDVLYVTRVQKEYFEDPAQHESLKGSYVITTETMRQAKSKMVLMHPFPRVWEIDMAVDADPRAAYFRQMEYGLYIRMALLAMVLGKA; from the coding sequence ATGCCAAAATTAATCCCAAGATTACCGTCAACAAACTCGCACCTACCCTTTGGGGATATGCAAAACTCGCCGTTTTATGGCATCGACATCATCACGGTCAAGCAGTTTGATCGTGAACAGTTGACCTATATTTTTGAGGTGGCGCACGAGATGTATGAAATGGTCTCCCGGGTGGGCTCTTTTGACCTGTTGAAGGGGAAAATTCTGGCGAATCTATTTTATCAGCCTTCCACACGGACTTCATCATCTTTTACCTCCGCCATGGAGCGCCTGGGCGGTAGCGTAATCCCGATTAACAACGTCAGCTATTCTTCGGTCACCAAGGGTGAATCCCTGCCCGATACCATCCGCACCCTGGAAGCCTTTGCCGATGTGATCGTGCTGCGCCACCCGGAGGTCGGCTCCTCTGCCCTGGCAGCTAAATATGCCCGGAAACCGATCATCAATGCCGGCGACGGGGTCGGTGAGCACCCTACCCAGGCGCTGTTGGACCTGTTCACAATTCACGAGGAACTGGGGCGGGTGGACGGCATAACCGTAACCATGATGGGCGACCTTAAATATGGACGCACTGTACATTCGCTGGCGCGCTTATTGAGCCTGTACAACGTCAAGCTGAACTATGTTGCGCCGGAGAACCTGTGCCTGCCCGATGAGATCAAAGCTGAAATTGGGACCAAGGGCATCCCGCAGGACTGCTTTGCCGACCTGACCCCCGTCTTGCCCGAGACGGATGTGCTCTATGTCACCCGGGTGCAAAAGGAATATTTTGAAGACCCTGCCCAACATGAATCGCTTAAAGGCAGTTATGTCATTACCACTGAAACGATGCGCCAGGCAAAGAGCAAAATGGTCCTCATGCACCCCTTCCCGCGCGTGTGGGAGATCGACATGGCTGTGGATGCTGACCCGCGCGCAGCTTACTTCCGCCAGATGGAATACGGTCTGTATATCCGCATGGCATTGCTGGCGATGGTGTTGGGCAAGGCTTAA